The following proteins come from a genomic window of Malus domestica chromosome 02, GDT2T_hap1:
- the LOC114822719 gene encoding uncharacterized protein, with protein sequence MEFIGQIHPTSSKEHTFIIVAIDYFTKWVEASTVKTLTATAVKNFIETKILHRYGVPKTIVIECGPSFISKEVEEFASKFKIKMIQSSPYYPSQMVKQKPNLQEGTGTTPYALTFRQDDVLPMEINVGSVRIQNQFRLHNEEYIQAMCQGIEDLDVARIEALGKIQEGKRAVAQAYNKKVKLKNFKK encoded by the exons ATGGAGTTCATCGGGCAAATTCATCCAACTTCTAGCAAAGAGCACACGTTCATAATTGTGGCAAtagactacttcaccaaatgggtagaagcttcAACAGTGAAGACCTTAACTGCAACCGCCGTCAAGAACTTCATTGAAACCAAGATCTTACACAGATATGGGGTACCCAAGACAATTGTTATAGAATGCGGACCGTCTTTTATTTCAAAGGAAGTAGAAGAATTTGCAAGTAAGTTCAAGATTAAGATGATCCAATCTAGTCCTTACTACCCCAGTCAAATGGTCAAACAGAAGCCA AACCTCCAAGAGGGCACTGGAACTACTCCTTATGCTTTGACCTTCAGGCAGGATGATGTGCTCCCCATGGAGATAAATGTGGGTTCTGTTAggattcaaaatcaatttaggttgcataatGAAGAATATATTCAGGCTATGTGTCAAGGAATAGAAGATCTAGAtgtagcccgaattgaagccCTAGGTAAAATTCAAGAAGGGAAGAGAGCTGTTGCCCAAGCATACAATAAAAAGGTGAAATTGAAAAACTTCAAGAAATAA
- the LOC108172411 gene encoding uncharacterized protein: MIAGRIGKWILVFSEFSFQYVPHRAIKGQAIANFLVEHQESQDEIINILGTLEVARAGIVIIDPKGAYHFYSFLLDYQETTNNWAEYEALIIGLEILIELGATEVEVFGDSDYWGTEISVNHIPRRSNAVANEMAQLASGALIQERKYKGDIEVQKRNLPFIFERGFNLDVMIEEVEEESMRVMAKVHEGIYEAHQAGTNMRWLLRNMAISGQRWRKIAKFMPEGAKNAKDMDLSNMCLQYP, translated from the exons ATGATAGCTGGGAGGATTGGAAAATGGATTCTAGTGTTTTCAGAGTTTAGCTTTCAGTATGTGCCTCATAGAGCGATCAAGGGGCAAGCAATTGCAAACTTCTTGGTTGAGCACCAAGAATCCCAAGATGAGATTATCAATATCTTGGGAACTCTTGAGGTAGCCA GAGCCGGGATTGTTATCATTGATCCTAAGGGTGCTTACCATTTTTATTCATTCCTCCTAGACTATCAAGAGACTACTAACAACTGGGCAGAATACGAGGCATTGATAATTGGTCTGGAGATCTTGATAGAGTTAGGGGCAACTGAAGTTGAAgtatttggtgattcaga CTATTGGGGCACTGAGATATCAGTCAACCATATCCCGAGAAGATCGAATGCAGTTGCTAATGAGATGGCACAATTGGCTTCTGGAGCGTTGATCCAAGAAAGAAAGTATAAAGGGGACATAGAGGTTCAGAAAAGAAATCTCCCTTTTATCTTTGAAAGGGGATTCAACCTAGATGTAATGATTGAAGAGGTGGAG GAAGAATCAATGAGGGTAATGGCCAAAGTACATGAAGGGATCTATGAAGCACATCAGGCGGGAACCAATATGAGGTGGCTACTTAGGAATATGGCTATTTCTGGCCAGAGATGGAGAAAGATTGCAAAGTTTATGCCTGAGGGTGCGAAGAATGCCAAAGACATGGACCTCTCTAACATGTGCCTTCAATACCCTTAA